The genome window ACCCTGTCCCAGCCGTGGGCGCTCAGCCAGACCAGGTCATGCCGGGCGAACATCGCCGCCCCCGCGCACCGCTTCCGCGACCGTCTGGGCCAGCATGCGCCCGCCGCGCTCGCGGCCCAGTTCCATGCGGCGGTCCTGCGGCCCGGCCTCGCGCAGGGCCTGCGCCAGCGCCTGGGCCAGATCCCCTTCCCAGATCCCGTGCAGGCCGCCCATGCGCAGGTAGTTCGGCGCGCCCGGCGCGAACACCGGATTGTCCCTGGCCAGTTCCGTCAGGCGTTCTTCCGGCACCTTGGTGATGCGCGCCATGGCCGGCAGGCCCATCACGCGGATGGTGGCCTCCGGCAAGGCATAGCAGGCGTCGGCGATCAGGCCGCTGGTGATGAAGCCGCCCGACAGGGCCTGGTCGTAGACCAGGCCGAGCACCGTGTGGCCGCGACGGCGCGCCAGGTCGATGCACTTGCCCAGATGGGCCATGTAGCTGTTGATGCCCAACATCTCGTCACGGTGGCGCAGGCGCTGGCCCTGGGTGTCGACCAGGATCACGATCGGCCGGCCAGGGTGCGCCTGC of Massilia sp. KIM contains these proteins:
- the mdcE gene encoding biotin-independent malonate decarboxylase subunit gamma, with amino-acid sequence MDWKLLAARLFPAGHDIVESGNFLSGSAQVEGRQVSVIGTTEHTPIGVEIALAQARAVLQTVQAHPGRPIVILVDTQGQRLRHRDEMLGINSYMAHLGKCIDLARRRGHTVLGLVYDQALSGGFITSGLIADACYALPEATIRVMGLPAMARITKVPEERLTELARDNPVFAPGAPNYLRMGGLHGIWEGDLAQALAQALREAGPQDRRMELGRERGGRMLAQTVAEAVRGGGDVRPA